Proteins encoded in a region of the Antedon mediterranea chromosome 2, ecAntMedi1.1, whole genome shotgun sequence genome:
- the LOC140039766 gene encoding DNA oxidative demethylase ALKBH2-like, translating into MTEEVGSDNAATVEGGVDKNDNGGRLFNSEHQLLPPDKLSVQKIIGKNLDCDYLQLLDKGAADTLFKKCEEEIDYFTGDLAKVKVYGKWFNIPRKQVSFGDSGLTYKYSGNTIPALPWPPFLKDLRDLLKSVTGHYFNFVLVNRYASGSDYIGEHKDDEKDMNHFSPIASVSLGQTRMFRFRHGDARGKSPKRIIEPVTVDLKHGTLLMMNYPTNEYWYHSLPKNQSIKLPRINLTFRDIKR; encoded by the exons ATGACTGAGGAGGTTGGTAGTGATAATGCGGCTACTGTTGAAGGGGGTGTTGACAAAAACGATAATGGAGGACGTTTATTCAATTCAGAACATCAATTGCTACCCCCTGATAAGTTATCGGTGCAAAAGATAATAGGGAAAAATTTAGACTGTGATTACCTTCAACTTCTTGATAAAGGAGCAGCCgatacattgtttaaaaaatgtgaggAAGAGATTGACTATTTTACCGGTGATCTTGCAAAGGTGAAAGTGTACGGAAAGTGGTTTAATATTCCTAGGAAACAG GTTTCGTTTGGCGATTCGGGCTTAACTTACAAATATTCAGGCAATACAATACCAGCTTTACCGTGGCCACCATTCCTGAAAGATCTCCGCGATCTTTTAAAATCGGTTACAGGACATtacttcaattttgttttggtcAACCg ATATGCTAGTGGAAGTGATTACATTGGCGAACACAAAGATGATGAGAAAGACATGAATCACTTTAGTCCAATCGCCTCTGTATCATTGGGGCAAACACGTATGTTTAGATTTCGACATGGTGATGCGCGAGGTAAGAGTCCCAAAAGAATCATTGAGCCAGTAACTGTTGATCTTAAACACGGTACATTATTAATGATGAATTATCCCACTAATGAGTACTGGTACCATTCACTGCCTAAAAATCAATCCATCAAGCTACCAAGAATAAATCTCACGTTtagagatattaaaagatga